The Panicum virgatum strain AP13 chromosome 5K, P.virgatum_v5, whole genome shotgun sequence genome has a window encoding:
- the LOC120707494 gene encoding uncharacterized protein LOC120707494 yields the protein MAAAWAVLAVLLVAAQAASAAPVVAPAFLWAPKNYGFCSDDAKEVVHYQTVSPKGLAKSVLEEGGWSNLMCSKEDAQKNVDVAIVFLGSKLQSSDISKDKQIDPALADTLKLSFTSSEFSMAFPYVSTSDDEKLENSLLSGFAENCNSCLERNRVTYTDTCTVTGQDLKKHHSMDSIRDLVTSRMGNNPSGQTDLVVFCSGGFEDLDPAKSEGELLSELVAMLKKSGAKYTILYASQPSGLLENPSNLPQGRYLAEKTNTTKGGRAKCDGECLVKSTLLEGTFVGIVLLIILISGLMCMMGIDTPSRFEAPQES from the exons atggcggcggcgtgggcggtaCTGGCGGTGTTGCTCGTCGCAGCgcaggcggcgtcggcggcgccggtggtggcgcCAGCGTTCCTCTGGGCGCCCAAGAACTACGG GTTCTGTTCCGATGATGCTAAGGAAGTAGTCCACTATCAGACAGTGTCACCAAAGGGTTTAGCTAAGTCTGTTCTTGAGGAAGGTGGCTGGTCAAACTTGATG TGTTCAAAGGAGGATGCTCAGAAGAATGTTGATGTCGCCATTGTTTTTCTTGGCTCAAAG CTACAATCGTCAGACATATCTAAAGATAAGCAAATTGATCCAGCTTTGGCAGATACATTGAAG CTCTCCTTCACAAGTTCAGAGTTTTCCATGGCATTCCCCTATGTTTCCACATCAGATGATGAGAAATTGGAGAATTCATTGTTGTCCGGCTTTGCTGAGAATTGTAACAGTTGTTTGGAAAGAAATCGTGTCACCTACACAGACACATGTACTGTAACTGGCCAGGATCTGAAGAAACATCACAGCATGGATTCTATTCGT GACTTAGTGACGTCACGGATGGGAAACAACCCAAGTGGGCAGACCGATCTGGTTGTCTTCTGCAGTGGTGGTTTTGAGGATTTAGACCCTGCAAAATCAGAAG GAGAGTTGCTTTCTGAGCTGGTCGCCATGCTGAAGAAGTCTGGAGCTAAATATACCATTCTTTATGCTTCTCAACCGTCTGGTTTACTAGAGAACCCTTCCAACCTGCCACAAGGCAGGTATCTTGCAGAGAAGACCAATACTACTAAAGGTGGACGGGCCAAATGTGATGGAGAGTGCCTAGTCAAATCAACTCTTCTCGAAGGAACTTTTGTT GGAATTGTGCTTCTTATCATCTTGATATCAGGACTCATGTGTATGATGGGAATTGATACTCCCTCGAGGTTTGAAGCTCCCCAGGAATCTTGA
- the LOC120707496 gene encoding disease resistance protein RGA2-like, which produces MRDSNLLHFVGEESGVSVSACLRLSYFHLPSHLKQCFTICSLFPKGHKIDKEQLIDLWIAHDMITLEPGVDYLDYIGHKCFNSLVQMSFLQVENELYGRATCSMHNLVHDLAQSILKNRISLDAPTDATDYTLSCRYFSLTEQTQNLPPKNLFQKACSVYVDNCDDAIFGALKNARHLRSMTIGTIGMKAIPIAVLQVKYMKYLAISRLQCEALTEAISDIWSLQALHVTFSNLLELPNSIGKLQKLRKLNLFGCGNLKCLPDSIGDCQMISSIDLCNCKKLRVLPESIGRIENLRVLRLGDTYIERLPSNITTLRNLECLDLDHCWMLVELPEGIINSEKLHGLKLKGCGILRCIPVGIGQLSQLQKLNLFVVGEGEKYAAIFELGNVGRNSEDLTVKGIEHVMEPDDAHKACLKHKANLQRLDLMWRTGVTCEDNTKLEQAVLDGLEPPPGIKLLRINGYSSRECARWMQNQVGGGVLVPTYFAVLRVMKLNNFPN; this is translated from the coding sequence ATGAGAGACAGCAACTTGCTGCATTTTGTGGGTGAAGAAAGTGGTGTATCAGTATCTGCATGCTTGAGGTTGAGCTATTTCCATTTGCCATCTCATCTGAAGCAGTGCTTCACAATATGTTCATTATTCCCCAAAGGTCACAAGATTGATAAAGAGCAATTGATTGATCTATGGATTGCTCATGACATGATCACTCTTGAGCCTGGTGTTGATTACTTGGACTATATTGGCCACAAGTGCTTCAATTCTCTTGTGCAAATGTCCTTCCTACAAGTCGAGAATGAATTGTATGGGAGAGCAACATGCAGCATGCATAATTTGGTTCATGATCTGGCCCAGTCCATATTGAAAAATAGAATCTCACTTGATGCGCCGACAGATGCAACAGATTATACTCTGAGCTGCAGATACTTTTCTTTAACTGAACAGACACAAAATCTACCACCCAAAAATCTTTTTCAAAAAGCATGTTCTGTATATGTTGATAATTGTGATGATGCAATATTTGGTGCATTGAAGAATGCAAGACACTTGCGCAGTATGACCATCGGAACTATTGGTATGAAAGCAATACCCATTGCCGTATTGCAGGTAAAATATATGAAATATCTTGCGATTTCAAGATTGCAATGCGAAGCACTCACAGAAGCTATTTCAGATATTTGGAGTTTACAAGCTCTTCATGTTACATTTAGTAATCTTCTCGAATTGCCTAACTCCATCGGTAAGCTGCAGAAGCTAAGGAAGCTGAACCTATTCGGCTGTGGGAACCTAAAGTGTTTACCAGATTCTATTGGTGATTGTCAAATGATTTCAAGCATTGATCTTTGCAATTGTAAGAAGCTCAGAGTGTTGCCGGAATCTattggcagaattgaaaatctaAGAGTTTTGAGACTAGGTGACACATACATTGAGAGGCTGCCATCAAATATCACAACACTGAGAAATCTCGAGTGTCTGGACCTTGATCACTGTTGGATGCTGGTAGAGCTGCCTGAAGGCATCATCAACTCGGAGAAACTTCATGGTTTGAAGCTTAAAGGTTGTGGAATATTACGATGCATTCCTGTTGGCATAGGACAGCTTAGTCAACTACAGAAGTTGAATTTGTTTGTTGTGGGTGAGGGCGAAAAGTATGCAGCAATTTTTGAGCTTGGAAATGTAGGTAGGAATAGTGAGGATCTGACGGTAAAAGGTATTGAGCATGTGATGGAGCCGGATGATGCACACAAGGCATGCTTGAAACATAAGGCAAACTTACAAAGGTTGGATCTAATGTGGAGGACGGGTGTCACGTGTGAAGATAACACTAAACTGGAGCAGGCTGTACTTGATGGTCTGGAACCGCCACCAGGGATTAAATTACTGAGAATTAATGGATATTCAAGTAGGGAGTGTGCCCGGTGGATGCAGAATCAAGTTGGTGGCGGAGTACTGGTGCCTACTTACTTCGCAGTTTTGAGGGTGATGAAGCTAAATAATTTCCCAAACTGA